In Halictus rubicundus isolate RS-2024b chromosome 1, iyHalRubi1_principal, whole genome shotgun sequence, the sequence TTAGGCCACCCCACAATATATGGGATGACCTAataattgttttaataatttttcttattcaCATATGCAGGCTTGGGACCTGGGAAAATTCCTCACCATCAAAGAAGTATACAGCACTGGTTATGCAGTAACTGGATTATCAGTGATCGCTGCTATTATCCTTGCTGCAATGTAATCCTAATTAATGGCATGGCCAAATTGTGAtacaattttcattgtaaatTTACAGTATGAGTAGATCAATAAGTCTCGCGTCTTGTACTTTGCAAATTGTATTAAATCTAGAATGAAACATTTCGTTAGAGTGTATTATTAATTTGTAACACAATTTagaaaatgtataataatttattaaaaaacttATTTATGTTCAAGTAGCTGTACTCTCAGTACATTCGAATCTATCAATaaatatatcacacaaaatccTCGAGAGACGAATCAATGAATTTCTTATAAATTGCCATGAACCGAGCGGCGAATGCTTCTAAATGAAAAATTGCTTTCGATCCCCTGTGCATTTTGTGCTCGCAATCCGCAGCAACTGTTgcgatttcaattttcaattggaGGTCGCAATTCTTGATGCATTCTTGTAGGAGTCCCTTGAATATCAAATCGGTTGGAATCGCGTGCGTTAATAGTTCATACAATCTATTCCGTATTTCCAACAATTTCCTTGGACTCTGTTCGCTGACCATCATGTTGGCAGTGTTTTTAATATACACTTGCCAATCTGGTTCTGTTATCTTCTGATCTGCAGTAAACGGGTATCTGAAAGCACGCGATTTAAACTTAAAAtttaagctgaaaataatacatactTTGTTGAAAATGAAAGAACCTACTGTTCAACTTTACAAGCTTCGAACATCAATATAGCTCGTCTTAAATTCCTACCACTAGTTTCAGCCAGTCTAGTAGCCAATTCATCCGGTAAAGTTAAACCTTCGCGTTTAGCAATTGATTGCAAAATACTATTTATGTCAGATATCGATGGAGCTGGTACTCTAATTCCTAGACACCGAGATCTTATAGCTGGTAGAACTCTAGACGTTGAATTCGCGCAAAGTATCAATCTGCAAGTAGCAACGTATTTTTCCATTGTTCTTCTAAGCGCATGTTGTGCATCTTTAGTGAGCTGATCCACATTTGTTAAAAGTACCActagaataaaatgaaattaaattagttagaCAAGAATAGATAGTAAAGAATTATGATTGGCGGTAATTTTATGTACCTTTGAAGTCTCTTTGTCCACTTGAATCTATTTGGTGAGTTTGAGCAGTTGTTTTTACCAAATCCATAACAACCACTCTATCGTAGATACCCACATCGCTAGGATTCACTTCTATGTGGTAATTGCTGCTTATGGTTGTTATCTCCAACTTCTTTTTGGATGGTGTCTGAACAATGAAATCAtccaaaaaataaaatctcaagttaaaacaataaataaataaaagattaatCTACTTCAAAGTGCATGGTCTCCATCCTCAGCCTTTCGGATCCACTTCCATATAATTCTTTTATAATACACATTATACGAGTCTTTTTTCCTGCACCTGGTGGTCCATACACTAACAGATGTGGAAAATCGCCTTTTTGCACCTATAATTGTGATGTTCAATTAATAAAAGCAATATagttttgtttgaaaattattcTGAATTTTGAATTTGACTCGCGGAACTGAACAATGGTTTGTCAGATAACCTCTTTCTCTGTCTATACATGCACCGATAAATTAAATTACCATGTTTTTTAAGTATTCTGCTTGCTCCTTATGATAGTCCAATTTTCCGAGCGTTGTTGGCCGATATTTGTCCACCCAGAGACTCATTTTCGCCTAATTGTTGTAGAACTCTGGTATGACCAATCTCCCGCCTCTTCCACGATTTCGCAAATACAATAGCGTATTAGTTAATGTCACGTTATAATATCACAATTATATgttgaatatttacattatGTACAATCGAATGTTGTTTGCTCAATTATTTGCGCGTGCAATAATTACTCAATGAACAAACGCCGGCAATACTCACAACTCAACAGATGTAAACACGACTTCAAAAGCGCGCGAAAAATATAGATAATTATAGCAGTCAATGGGTtccttattttttaaaattttattcatgtgtaaataaaattaatgcaATGAATGAGAagcatatttaattttatttgatCTTGACTTTTAtttgtatattcaattatacAATAAGTGCTTGCCTCTGCAACAAAAGCTAACACACTTTGGTAGATACAATAAATCATTGTACGAAACGTATTAGAATTATCCATAACGAGATTATTACGTACTAGAAAGTAATATAAATTCTATATAAAATGGAATTATACACAAAATAATCTGAATTATTAGATTTTCAAAATTATCGCTAATGATAATGGCAGTGTGTGAATATGTTTCTAGAAATGCATGCTGATAATGAATGAACGACGATGATTGCTACACAAATCTATTACATAAGATGAAGGAAAGGTTCACTTTAATTAAAGGAATCAATTGGATAAATCGCGCGTAGAGCTTGAACTCGGAATGAAAGTTAAGAAGACAGCTTCTTATCTATTTAAAAATACGTGTAATGCAAACTAGAATGTTTCAATAATGTCTTTCAGACTTCGTTATCACATACTTTCAACGATATGTACAAGACACATATAGTAAATCTACTACATTTGTATTTCAACTATATAGTGCACCAGTAAGCAAATGCTTTTAATTCACAGAATTATTTTgattatagaaaatatagaatatctTGTGATAGTATTTCGTGCAGTTTGCAACAAAGTCATAACGACATTCTCTAGAATTGTACAGTTCGAGTGCGTCGtacaattcataatttttcAACACTTTGGATAAATGTATTGTCTGATATACCTATAATCCTTCATTATACGCGAATAATATTTTAAGTGATTATTATTTAATCCTTACAACTAAGTTTGTTGAAAATTATATGGCCAGTGGATGAAATGAACAGCAATAAATCCCGTTCACATACAATACAGAAAGAAAATACTTTCTTTGCGTTTAACGTTCTTAACGAATGCGCGCACAGCACatattctctacgtgaaacgtTTCAAGAACGAATGTTATCATGTTTGACTTATTAAAATACGTTGACTTAATGTACACTTATACCCAGACACCGTGCGGATTTTTGCTGGTAGGTACTGCAGTCTCTAATTGTCTCGGGGAACCTATCATTTTTCGTGTACTGCCTGGTTTATGAGCACCTAAGTATTTTTGGAGCACGTTAGTAGAGCAATTCAAAGTTTTTATCGAGCCAATCAAATTCAAATACCTTCTAACAGCGACTTGACTTGTTCGTCTTGACAAGCAACAGCGAGACTTTGTAGATTGGCTTCTTTCATATCAGCTACCAACCGTTCTACTTGCAACTTCTTTTCAACAATGGCAGACTCTAGGCTAACTACTTCGAGTTTTAATGATTCTGCACACTGCGAAGCTAACTCTGCGGAGCGTTTGGCTTGTTCCACCTCGTTTTGAAGGTGCTCTACCTCGGTAATGATTTTACGCTCCATTATTTGCCTTTCGTCTGTTTCACGACTTATATTGTGCTGCTCTATGGCGAGTTCTTCCATGACTAATCTGTAacatggaaaaagaaaaagaaaatgaatacCGTATCATATATCGTACGAATCAAAAGAACAATGTCTTTTTCAcctgattttatttttacattgaaGCAACTCTGTTTCACAGTTTGCAAGTTTTGATCTTAACAGCGTTATCTCCGACTTCAGTGTCTTTTCTTGTTGTCTGACTATTTCACTTTCCTCCTCTACATGCGCCAGTTCTTTCAACTAAAAAATAAACGAGTCACGGTACAACGAATAATGTTAGCAAAACCTATATCTCGATGCGTTTAGAAAACACACCTGCTCTTCGATCAGACGACCAGTAGATTCCATACGATTTACTTCCTGGGAAATATAATCCATTTGATGTATTTGCTCTCTATTTTTAGTTTCCCAATACAATATTTCAGCATCGAACTGGAAACAATTCATTTCGTAAATCGTTAACTTCATTTACCAACTGCTATGGCGGAAATAGCTTTCTTTCATACTTTCGTAAGGTCTGCTTGCTGTGCATTTATGGTGTCACGTTGCTTGTTGACTAGTCTAATAAGTTCAACGTATCGTTGAGTGTAAGCAACAGTGACCATGTTTTGGGATTGACCAGATAATTGATTCACAGATTGAGCttgtcctttcgtatcctggAATTCCTGAACACACGAAATTGGTTAGGAGCCTCAATAGCGTGACCGTATACTATCGGTAGAGGCGtgtgagaacccgaaaatgtcgattACCTGATGATCGGGACGGGTCGTTCGGAATTCCCCGAAATTTCGGGACTCTTGATTATATGGGGACTATTTTCAGGTCGTCACACTAATATACTCGGGATTCCCTGATGTATTTAAGAACGCTAATACGCTGAAGAATCCCTAatatcccgaataaaattctcgacccgtTCGGACCGGACATTTTCAGGTTATCGCACACCTCTAACAATCTTACAAAGAATCATTTCTGTAGAACCTGTATGAGATTCCTTTTCAGCTTCACGGAATTACTAGAAGATGGTTGATCCTCCTTATGAACATGAGGACTTCCACTATTTGTACTAGATTGGAATTGTGATCTTCCAGGACTGTTTAAGTTAGGCGGTGGAGGATCTCTGTATGGTGGCAGAGTTCTTAATGGTGGAGAGCCTGGTCCTGGAGGATCCCTGTATGGGGGAACTTCCCGTACTTTCTTTTGCGATACATGAGTATTGCTCTCACTGCTGCTAGCACGAGTAGGAGACTGTGCCGGCTTTTGAATATTCTTCCTTATGTTCAGTtccttattttttaaatgaggTGTGGGCTGAACTATGGCAACGTTTTCCATTTGAATCTGCATTACAATAAGATATGAACATTAGAAAAAactgtttaaattttatatttgatgTAATGTATAAATTAACTACTTCTGTATTATTTTCCATCATATTTCCATGCAATCCTCCGAAGGTTAATGACTTTCTAGTGTCGCGATTTCTGTCAAGACACCCTTGGAAATCATCGAATTCAGAGTTTAAAGTTGATGCAGTGTTTTTAGTATCATCCTGTCCACTAGTGGGTATCGCAGAGTGCTCTGAAGTAGAGCTGACCACACCGTTCGACCGTGGACCATGATTCAAGCGCGTACCTAATGAACTCGGTGCCTTATTACTATCTGGTGTAGAGCGTCTTAATATTAGTTGCACTTCTGACGAGTACTCTCCCCATTTCATCAAAATCTAGTAAGAAAAGTGATTATAGCAAGATATTTAAACTTGTTCAAATTGGTGATCTGTTTCTTCATGCTTTATTTGTGAGTATACTATGCTTCAGAGCAGTGACTACGATCTATCCACATTTGTTAGCGCTACTGACACTATTAATGCTGAAACTATTGTTTAACCCATAGAGGAAGTACGAAGAATAAATTGCACATATCAATACCTTCAAAGGATTTTCATACGGAGCTAATAGGCGCTCGTTAGTTCGCCATCTCTCTACTAAAGTGAATCTACCTGTTTGTCCCGTGGCGTGAGCAAGAGCATATACTACATCCTGGAAATTAATTTTAGATTGTATAGAATACACAGTGActacaaaatatttaaacgaATAGTACCAACCTGACATGTAGTGGTTTCTGTAACACCGCAGACAATACGCTGTATACCTTCTACCCATACTTTCAGCTCCATAACGTCACCAATTTATAATCGTAAGATTAAGCCTTAGCATTGCTAAATCGTGATACTAAAAGGTGGTGAACCATTCGTCAGATTCGAATTTGAAATGATACCGTTCGCACGAAAGATTTTTGCGCGAGGAAGGTTGACGCGCGTTTCCTCGACGATCGATTTTGAATAGTGCAGGTCGACGGTCCTTTTTCATTAGCTTCGCTAATGATATATGACAAAATCCACCGTTTCCTTTAACCTGTAACGTGTAATTATCAAAATGACAGATTTACGTCCATGATAACGCAGAAGACAGGCGAACGCTTTTCTCTAACTCTCTGTGATAGCAGCGTTACGTTACTTTGCCAGTGCGTCATGCTCTTCTAATTACAGAGACATTGCGCGCGTGCAACGACTGCACTTTTCTTGCACACCCTCGCTCACTTAGGCTTTTTATAAATACGAAAACTGTTTATCCCGATCTTAATAATAATATGGGATTAAACAGGCTCGGTCGATAATTCGAAGAAGCCGACAGTGAAAATACGTATGGGGTTGCGCACTCTATTCAAACCATACAATTTTCCTCGAAAAAACGAGAGTTCCCTCTTGTGCCTTGATATGCAATGGCAAAACATATATAGCAGAGTATGGCTCTTTATAGTACGAATTGTAAATCCACTAAATCGAAATTCTACAATAATTGGGCTAAAGAATCTTG encodes:
- the Rassf8 gene encoding ras association domain-containing protein 8, with the translated sequence MELKVWVEGIQRIVCGVTETTTCQDVVYALAHATGQTGRFTLVERWRTNERLLAPYENPLKILMKWGEYSSEVQLILRRSTPDSNKAPSSLGTRLNHGPRSNGVVSSTSEHSAIPTSGQDDTKNTASTLNSEFDDFQGCLDRNRDTRKSLTFGGLHGNMMENNTEIQMENVAIVQPTPHLKNKELNIRKNIQKPAQSPTRASSSESNTHVSQKKVREVPPYRDPPGPGSPPLRTLPPYRDPPPPNLNSPGRSQFQSSTNSGSPHVHKEDQPSSSNSVKLKRNLIQEFQDTKGQAQSVNQLSGQSQNMVTVAYTQRYVELIRLVNKQRDTINAQQADLTKFDAEILYWETKNREQIHQMDYISQEVNRMESTGRLIEEQLKELAHVEEESEIVRQQEKTLKSEITLLRSKLANCETELLQCKNKIRLVMEELAIEQHNISRETDERQIMERKIITEVEHLQNEVEQAKRSAELASQCAESLKLEVVSLESAIVEKKLQVERLVADMKEANLQSLAVACQDEQVKSLLEGAHKPGSTRKMIGSPRQLETAVPTSKNPHGVWV
- the Rfc38 gene encoding replication factor C subunit RfC38, giving the protein MSLWVDKYRPTTLGKLDYHKEQAEYLKNMVQKGDFPHLLVYGPPGAGKKTRIMCIIKELYGSGSERLRMETMHFETPSKKKLEITTISSNYHIEVNPSDVGIYDRVVVMDLVKTTAQTHQIDSSGQRDFKVVLLTNVDQLTKDAQHALRRTMEKYVATCRLILCANSTSRVLPAIRSRCLGIRVPAPSISDINSILQSIAKREGLTLPDELATRLAETSGRNLRRAILMFEACKVEQYPFTADQKITEPDWQVYIKNTANMMVSEQSPRKLLEIRNRLYELLTHAIPTDLIFKGLLQECIKNCDLQLKIEIATVAADCEHKMHRGSKAIFHLEAFAARFMAIYKKFIDSSLEDFV